A genome region from Altererythrobacter aquiaggeris includes the following:
- a CDS encoding DUF4145 domain-containing protein, producing MATTPTATNATKKGHCPTCDGERTCEIHGSIYKAWDWEDKQYGHSVNGGVDHSLLECQGCETVFYETSSWNSEDTDHYYDAAGQEQYEHPREIQTYPKPEAKTKPVWFDAMQKADPQLRNILSQMYVAHDNQAHILTAIGLRTALDRATEVIGIDPAKTFDEKLNELRNGGWIGQTERDILGVVTDAGNAAAHRGWEPDSQEVSELLSSLEVFLHRAFIVGQKALGIKKSIPAKPERLLAVGKKTTP from the coding sequence ATGGCCACGACACCAACAGCAACAAACGCAACGAAGAAGGGGCACTGTCCCACCTGCGATGGCGAGCGCACCTGCGAAATCCACGGCTCGATCTACAAGGCTTGGGACTGGGAGGACAAGCAATATGGCCATTCGGTCAACGGCGGTGTCGACCACTCTCTGCTCGAATGTCAAGGGTGCGAGACGGTCTTCTACGAAACTTCCAGCTGGAACAGCGAAGACACCGATCACTACTACGATGCGGCGGGGCAGGAGCAGTATGAGCATCCGAGGGAGATACAAACTTATCCGAAGCCAGAGGCCAAGACGAAGCCGGTATGGTTCGACGCCATGCAAAAGGCTGACCCCCAGCTGCGCAATATCCTGAGCCAGATGTACGTAGCGCACGACAACCAGGCACACATCCTCACGGCGATAGGACTCAGAACGGCACTGGACCGTGCAACCGAAGTCATCGGCATCGACCCGGCCAAGACATTTGATGAGAAACTGAACGAGCTGCGCAACGGAGGGTGGATCGGGCAAACTGAGCGGGACATCCTCGGCGTTGTTACGGATGCGGGTAATGCGGCTGCGCATCGCGGCTGGGAGCCCGACAGTCAGGAGGTTTCCGAACTGCTCTCATCGCTAGAGGTGTTCCTCCATCGCGCTTTTATCGTCGGCCAGAAGGCATTAGGCATCAAGAAAAGTATTCCCGCAAAACCCGAGCGGCTGCTCGCCGTTGGGAAGAAGACTACTCCCTGA
- a CDS encoding alpha/beta fold hydrolase, with translation MARETFTIEGAGAISLTAEAEGDAYAIPVLLAHGGGQTRRAWRRVVSELAQAGFRAIAFDMRGHGDSDWSPCGAYEMRDFAADLVAAASRLDQKPALVGASLGGLAGLIAAGELAPGSFASLTLVDIAPRMEPSGVMRVVGFMEEHVDSGFASPEEAADVIARYMPHRPRRGASDGLKNYLRQKPDGRFYWHWDPVFIRNIMSARQGDPDSQERQSAMLSQAAANLTLPLHLIRGGSSDLVSEEAVLHLRQLVPHAEYTDIADATHMVVGDANDAFSAAIVDFLGRHHSRDTAQPQGTREL, from the coding sequence ATGGCGAGAGAAACCTTTACGATTGAGGGCGCAGGCGCAATTTCTCTTACAGCCGAGGCTGAGGGGGATGCCTACGCCATACCCGTCCTTCTTGCGCACGGCGGCGGGCAGACACGGCGCGCGTGGAGAAGGGTGGTCAGCGAGCTGGCTCAAGCCGGCTTTCGCGCAATCGCCTTCGACATGCGCGGTCACGGAGACAGCGATTGGTCGCCATGCGGAGCTTATGAAATGCGCGACTTCGCGGCGGATCTGGTCGCTGCAGCGTCGCGCCTGGACCAGAAGCCAGCGCTGGTCGGCGCTTCACTGGGCGGGCTCGCCGGACTGATTGCCGCAGGGGAGCTTGCTCCAGGTAGCTTTGCTTCACTCACATTGGTCGACATTGCCCCGCGCATGGAGCCTAGCGGTGTGATGCGCGTGGTTGGTTTCATGGAAGAGCATGTCGATAGCGGCTTCGCCTCACCAGAGGAGGCGGCCGACGTGATCGCTCGCTACATGCCGCATCGTCCCAGGCGGGGCGCGAGCGATGGTCTGAAAAACTATCTGAGGCAGAAGCCGGATGGGCGCTTCTATTGGCACTGGGACCCTGTGTTTATCCGTAATATAATGTCAGCCAGACAAGGCGACCCAGACAGCCAAGAACGTCAATCGGCAATGCTGAGCCAAGCTGCGGCGAATCTCACGCTTCCGCTTCACCTCATCCGAGGCGGCTCTAGCGATCTTGTTTCCGAAGAGGCCGTTTTGCATCTGCGACAACTCGTCCCCCATGCAGAATACACCGATATTGCCGATGCCACGCACATGGTCGTGGGCGATGCGAACGATGCCTTTTCCGCCGCTATCGTCGATTTCCTAGGGCGCCATCACTCTCGCGATACGGCTCAGCCACAGGGGACGAGGGAGCTATGA
- a CDS encoding hotdog fold thioesterase codes for MIDRERLQEMLHIAPFHRWLGLEIATCSDQGIAITMPWREEIVSNPMIGSAHGGILASLVDLTGLYTLLAAGVAARATADLHVNYHRSATSGPLTAHGQIVKLGRQISVAETRVLEPDGKLVASGRGAYFSSTGSIDQRGGTIDLEQALATQGPATSAAQSTPA; via the coding sequence ATGATCGATCGAGAGCGCTTGCAGGAAATGCTGCATATAGCGCCGTTTCACCGATGGCTTGGGCTGGAGATTGCAACATGCTCCGACCAGGGAATCGCGATCACCATGCCATGGCGCGAAGAGATCGTGTCGAACCCTATGATTGGGTCGGCGCATGGAGGGATCCTGGCTTCACTGGTCGACCTCACCGGGCTTTATACTCTGCTTGCGGCGGGCGTCGCGGCGAGAGCGACGGCCGATCTGCATGTCAATTACCACCGTTCTGCAACCTCAGGACCTCTCACTGCTCACGGACAGATCGTGAAGCTCGGGCGACAGATTTCGGTGGCGGAAACCCGGGTTCTCGAGCCCGACGGCAAGTTGGTCGCCAGCGGCAGGGGCGCCTACTTCTCGTCAACCGGATCAATTGATCAGCGCGGCGGGACTATTGATCTCGAACAGGCTCTTGCCACCCAAGGCCCAGCGACTTCTGCAGCGCAATCCACGCCAGCGTAA
- a CDS encoding efflux transporter outer membrane subunit: MRHLLPPLVTFALLAGCTAGPDYAGPPEVVSADTGARFVRAGSDVSASDPVVAQWWLLLGDPELTRLVEAALSGNPSLAAAQARIAQARASIRQDRAGRMPTLGAQATTVQGRLPGLDLQGGAPPPSEQTNPDAETDDSLSFYNVGLNANWELEFAGGSRRRIEASNAQAAATVANAEDAKVQLTAQVASTYVNLREAQFRAEQFEAQISLQEEILALTYQRYQRGALPLFPVGTANAELEVLKSQLAEAEADIAVLSDALAILTGQVPGSADAALTTVRSIPMPPEQVAIGDPASLVARRPDIRAAERSLAASTARIGVAEAARFPKLSFTGILGLGGSSLDDVVDVGEFSALAIPRLQWNFLDFGRVDAAIDQTGAARNEAVANYQQTVLLALQDAERALARFGQQRVALAASMQIKKQADVAADLNRQRFAAGAISKADLNRALREQQQASADLVRAKGALTLAWIALQKSLGLGWQEPVRDQ, translated from the coding sequence ATGCGCCACTTGCTACCTCCGCTTGTCACTTTCGCCTTGCTAGCTGGATGCACGGCAGGGCCCGATTATGCAGGCCCCCCGGAAGTTGTGTCAGCAGACACGGGCGCTCGCTTTGTGCGCGCTGGCAGCGATGTGAGCGCATCTGATCCGGTTGTCGCTCAATGGTGGCTGCTGCTCGGCGATCCCGAGTTGACGCGGCTGGTGGAGGCTGCGCTGTCCGGCAACCCCTCGCTCGCCGCAGCGCAGGCGCGCATTGCTCAGGCACGGGCATCCATCAGGCAAGACCGTGCGGGTCGAATGCCAACGCTTGGGGCACAGGCCACTACCGTGCAGGGCCGGCTTCCTGGTCTCGACCTTCAAGGCGGGGCGCCCCCCCCGTCAGAGCAAACCAATCCTGACGCAGAAACCGATGACTCGCTCAGCTTTTACAATGTGGGCCTTAACGCGAACTGGGAGCTGGAGTTTGCCGGTGGCTCGCGCAGGCGTATTGAGGCCAGCAATGCCCAAGCTGCTGCAACGGTAGCCAATGCAGAGGACGCAAAGGTCCAGTTGACTGCCCAAGTGGCCAGCACCTACGTCAATTTGCGGGAGGCCCAATTCCGCGCAGAGCAATTTGAGGCGCAGATTTCGTTGCAGGAAGAGATCCTGGCGCTGACATACCAACGCTATCAGCGCGGTGCATTGCCGCTTTTCCCGGTAGGCACCGCGAATGCCGAACTGGAGGTGCTCAAGTCACAACTTGCCGAAGCTGAAGCGGATATCGCAGTCCTGTCTGATGCGCTCGCTATACTGACCGGACAGGTGCCGGGATCAGCTGATGCAGCGCTCACGACTGTGCGCTCCATTCCCATGCCGCCAGAGCAGGTCGCGATTGGCGATCCGGCAAGCCTGGTGGCGCGTCGGCCTGACATAAGGGCGGCCGAACGGTCTCTTGCCGCGTCGACGGCGCGGATCGGGGTGGCCGAGGCGGCGCGGTTCCCGAAATTGTCCTTCACAGGGATCCTGGGCCTCGGCGGATCCTCGTTGGACGACGTTGTCGATGTCGGCGAATTCTCCGCACTCGCGATCCCGCGCCTCCAGTGGAATTTTCTGGATTTCGGCAGGGTAGACGCTGCGATCGACCAAACCGGGGCGGCGCGCAACGAAGCAGTCGCCAATTACCAGCAGACGGTGCTTCTGGCACTGCAAGACGCCGAACGTGCCTTGGCTCGCTTCGGCCAGCAGCGTGTTGCGCTCGCTGCCAGTATGCAAATCAAGAAGCAGGCTGACGTCGCGGCGGACCTGAACCGCCAACGTTTTGCTGCAGGAGCGATCTCGAAGGCTGACCTCAACCGGGCCCTGCGAGAACAGCAGCAGGCCTCAGCAGACCTCGTCCGGGCAAAAGGCGCCCTTACGCTGGCGTGGATTGCGCTGCAGAAGTCGCTGGGCCTTGGGTGGCAAGAGCCTGTTCGAGATCAATAG
- a CDS encoding MDR family MFS transporter: MTEILAAQDTSIGPAGSRKNADATAWVAVAAGALGAMLATLDISIVNSALPVIQGEIGASGTEGTWIATSFLVAEIVVIPLSAWLERLFGLRTLLIIAVSAFTAFSVLCGVATDLTTMIIGRTGQGFTGGVLIPTAMTIVAKRLPPHQQPIGMALFGMTVVLGPVMGPLIGGWLTENLSWHYAFFVNVPVCATLLLLLFIGLPHEKPKWEYLTDADWAGILGLILGLGGLTVVLEEGHHEEWFESSLIRWLTVVTIIGFACLIYGQVKASKPVLKLRLLLNRQFASVAIMALALGMVMYGSTYVIPQFLAIISDFNAFQTGLVIFWMGVPAFLLMPVLPLMIRKVDIRIAVGTGMLLMAISCFVSTSLTAESGGAVFTESQLIRGAGMILAMMFLNQATVASVAKEDAGDASGIFNAARNLGGSFALSALASFQDQRIWHHTRRMEETLNANSVSLQTYLDGLARSLGDMERAMAALGGTLQREAFIMTYNDVFLVMGLLTLATVPLALFLKPLPKNVSLSMH; encoded by the coding sequence ATGACCGAGATACTGGCAGCGCAGGACACTTCGATCGGGCCGGCCGGGAGCCGAAAGAACGCAGACGCTACCGCCTGGGTCGCTGTGGCCGCGGGCGCGCTTGGCGCCATGCTCGCCACGCTGGACATCTCGATCGTCAATTCGGCTCTTCCGGTCATTCAGGGCGAGATCGGGGCCAGCGGGACAGAAGGAACCTGGATCGCAACTTCGTTTCTTGTCGCTGAAATCGTCGTCATTCCGCTGAGCGCCTGGCTGGAACGGCTGTTCGGTCTGCGAACCCTTCTCATTATAGCGGTCAGCGCGTTCACCGCTTTTTCGGTGCTATGCGGGGTTGCCACCGACCTTACTACCATGATCATCGGCCGCACGGGCCAGGGCTTCACGGGCGGTGTCCTCATTCCGACCGCAATGACTATTGTGGCTAAACGATTGCCGCCGCACCAACAGCCAATCGGAATGGCCCTGTTCGGCATGACTGTGGTTCTTGGCCCCGTGATGGGGCCATTGATCGGCGGCTGGCTGACCGAGAACCTGAGCTGGCACTATGCCTTTTTCGTCAATGTGCCAGTCTGCGCAACCCTGCTGCTCCTGCTGTTTATCGGGCTGCCTCACGAGAAGCCCAAGTGGGAATATCTCACGGACGCCGATTGGGCTGGCATTCTCGGGCTGATCCTCGGACTGGGCGGTCTGACTGTTGTACTCGAGGAAGGGCACCATGAGGAATGGTTCGAGTCCTCACTCATTCGCTGGCTAACGGTGGTGACCATTATCGGCTTTGCCTGTTTGATTTACGGACAAGTGAAAGCAAGCAAGCCGGTCTTGAAACTTCGGCTTCTGCTCAATCGACAGTTCGCCAGCGTCGCGATCATGGCGCTCGCCCTGGGCATGGTGATGTATGGTTCGACCTATGTCATTCCGCAGTTTCTGGCGATCATCTCTGACTTTAATGCTTTTCAGACGGGACTGGTCATCTTCTGGATGGGTGTCCCGGCCTTTCTCCTGATGCCGGTTCTGCCCCTGATGATCCGCAAGGTGGACATCCGCATTGCCGTCGGCACCGGAATGCTGCTGATGGCGATCAGCTGCTTTGTCAGCACGAGTCTGACTGCCGAATCCGGCGGCGCTGTCTTCACTGAAAGTCAGCTTATCCGCGGGGCCGGAATGATACTTGCGATGATGTTCCTGAATCAGGCAACGGTTGCGTCGGTGGCCAAGGAAGACGCGGGCGATGCCTCGGGCATTTTCAACGCGGCCCGCAATCTTGGCGGATCATTCGCCCTTTCGGCCCTCGCTTCGTTCCAGGACCAGCGAATTTGGCACCATACGAGGCGCATGGAAGAAACGCTGAATGCGAACAGCGTTTCGCTGCAGACCTATCTCGACGGACTGGCGCGAAGCCTGGGCGATATGGAACGAGCGATGGCGGCACTCGGCGGCACTCTCCAGCGCGAAGCGTTCATCATGACCTACAATGACGTCTTTCTGGTGATGGGACTTCTCACACTCGCGACGGTCCCGCTTGCCCTGTTCCTCAAGCCGCTCCCGAAAAATGTCTCCCTTTCGATGCACTGA
- a CDS encoding HlyD family secretion protein: protein MTDNSNQPEQEGTTPTKPQSRRGLRIVLIIVGLAVLLGGIWWYYRHVTYGQYMQSTDNAYVAADSVVISSKVAGYVEEVFVGENEQVARGGALVQLDLRDYQAQAQQARAQIAATLAGADTIRSQVAEQDAAIRQARGQLAAARAALDLANDQVARYRPLVATGAEPREKLDQYEAQARQARAELAAAQAAVAAATARRGTLFEQISQTQAQADAARAQLETADLTVESTLLRASKAGRVGDLSVRVGQFVQPGQRLMTVVPVSAIYVTANFKETQVGLIRAGQSVRLEVDALPDLEIAGRVDSISPGTGAEFSILPPENATGNFTKIVQRIPVRIAIDAPPEVRRLLVPGMSVVAVVDTRNAAGELEEISSRTQ from the coding sequence ATGACCGATAACTCCAACCAACCGGAGCAGGAGGGCACAACCCCAACGAAACCGCAATCGCGGCGTGGCTTGCGCATCGTGCTAATCATCGTTGGTCTTGCCGTGCTGCTTGGCGGGATCTGGTGGTACTACCGGCACGTAACCTACGGACAGTACATGCAGTCGACCGATAACGCCTATGTCGCTGCCGACAGCGTCGTTATCTCTTCCAAGGTAGCGGGATACGTCGAAGAGGTCTTCGTGGGGGAGAACGAGCAAGTTGCTCGCGGCGGAGCCCTCGTACAACTGGATCTGCGGGATTATCAGGCGCAAGCGCAACAGGCGCGCGCACAGATCGCTGCGACCCTGGCCGGTGCCGACACAATCCGTTCTCAGGTAGCCGAACAGGATGCAGCCATTCGCCAGGCGCGGGGCCAACTCGCCGCCGCGCGCGCAGCACTCGACCTCGCGAACGACCAGGTGGCGCGATATCGGCCCCTTGTCGCGACAGGAGCCGAACCGCGGGAAAAGCTAGACCAGTATGAGGCGCAGGCGCGGCAGGCGCGGGCCGAACTCGCCGCTGCGCAGGCGGCGGTGGCTGCCGCGACCGCTCGCCGGGGGACCCTGTTCGAGCAGATCAGCCAGACCCAGGCGCAGGCGGACGCTGCTCGCGCTCAGCTGGAAACAGCCGACCTTACGGTTGAATCGACCTTGCTGCGCGCCAGCAAGGCCGGCCGCGTCGGCGATCTCTCGGTGAGGGTGGGCCAGTTCGTGCAACCGGGTCAACGTTTGATGACGGTTGTTCCGGTGAGCGCGATCTACGTGACCGCGAACTTCAAAGAAACTCAGGTCGGCCTCATCCGGGCCGGCCAGAGCGTCAGGCTCGAAGTTGACGCCCTGCCAGACCTTGAGATCGCGGGACGAGTGGACAGCATATCGCCAGGAACGGGCGCGGAATTTTCCATCCTCCCCCCCGAAAACGCCACCGGCAACTTTACCAAGATCGTTCAACGGATACCCGTCCGCATCGCTATCGATGCTCCCCCTGAAGTGCGTAGATTGCTCGTTCCCGGCATGTCGGTTGTGGCTGTTGTCGACACCCGGAATGCTGCCGGCGAATTGGAAGAGATCTCGAGTCGGACTCAATGA
- a CDS encoding MarR family winged helix-turn-helix transcriptional regulator, whose amino-acid sequence MDEKPDTMSRSQRRQKVITDDDRILYLMDEISRGARRVYDARVARIGLNQTQWRIIGQLLRDPALTQAEIAKKLELESATIGQAVAGLCARGLMKRLRAETDRRAWQLILTEQLDDLLPELRGSADGLHDLLWRDIAADEKRTLQQILERVSKNLDQLRAEAE is encoded by the coding sequence ATGGATGAAAAACCAGATACCATGTCACGGTCTCAGCGTCGGCAGAAGGTCATCACCGATGATGACCGCATTCTCTATCTTATGGACGAGATCAGTCGCGGCGCGCGCAGAGTGTACGATGCGAGGGTCGCCAGGATCGGTCTCAATCAGACACAGTGGAGGATCATCGGACAACTTCTTCGCGATCCTGCCCTTACGCAGGCTGAAATCGCCAAGAAACTGGAACTGGAATCGGCGACCATCGGCCAGGCGGTTGCAGGTCTTTGCGCACGCGGGCTGATGAAAAGGCTTCGAGCTGAGACGGATCGGCGAGCGTGGCAGCTCATCCTCACGGAGCAGCTTGACGATCTGCTGCCCGAACTGAGAGGCTCCGCGGATGGGCTTCATGATCTTCTTTGGCGCGACATTGCCGCCGACGAGAAGCGAACGTTGCAGCAGATTCTTGAAAGGGTATCGAAAAATCTGGACCAACTCCGGGCCGAGGCTGAGTAA
- a CDS encoding ABC1 kinase family protein, which yields MGFMIFFGATLPPTRSERCSRFLKGYRKIWTNSGPRLSKIMASPPDKPIGSIARAAEIGQILMRHGAKNLAGALGFIPSSSNVIDPREFRPAAVVAFLRDIGPVGIKLGQLLATRSDLFTEHWITAFSTLHDQVSPVRFADIEPVLASSWGEDWRNDFAQFDEQPLASASIAQTYSAKLQDGSEVIVKVRRPGTAARMEADVRLLVRLAEIAEARSPDIARYRPVEFLRTFGRNLAWEMDLAAESRACERIGAYLDTIGVRTPAIHWELTGLRVNVQERLYGRPASSLGSPSGDPPVAAFAKSYANAVLRMIILNGEFHGDPHPGNVFLIGEQDVGFIDFGSVGTLTKTRRDEIVRLVLAIAGEETSEVADVLLAWAGAPKVDRDALAVDLDHLIGEFRGTVLSGIEFSQIFSRVFDLLRDYQLVLPPDLAILLRTLLTAEGVVRSLAPDYNIAEDTRPIMTELFAERFSLASARSGLKKLRGQLLGLSASLPDILATANSIAKSGYVPVQLDPLSIEQLAGLRNERQSLKGPLAAALIVASALLVDQSWLLAGGALVIAGVVLIRKS from the coding sequence ATGGGCTTCATGATCTTCTTTGGCGCGACATTGCCGCCGACGAGAAGCGAACGTTGCAGCAGATTCTTGAAAGGGTATCGAAAAATCTGGACCAACTCCGGGCCGAGGCTGAGTAAAATCATGGCATCGCCCCCGGATAAGCCTATCGGCAGCATCGCTCGCGCCGCGGAGATCGGCCAAATCCTAATGAGGCACGGCGCGAAAAATCTCGCCGGAGCCCTCGGATTTATTCCCTCTTCGAGCAATGTCATCGATCCTCGCGAATTTCGTCCGGCCGCAGTTGTCGCGTTCCTCCGTGACATCGGGCCAGTTGGTATAAAGCTGGGGCAGCTCCTCGCCACCCGAAGCGATCTGTTTACCGAACACTGGATCACGGCATTCTCAACCCTGCACGATCAGGTGTCGCCAGTGCGCTTCGCAGATATCGAGCCCGTACTTGCTTCAAGCTGGGGTGAGGACTGGCGGAACGACTTTGCGCAGTTCGACGAACAGCCTTTGGCGTCCGCCTCGATTGCACAGACCTATTCCGCCAAGCTACAGGACGGTAGCGAGGTCATCGTGAAGGTTCGCCGCCCGGGCACCGCCGCGCGCATGGAAGCCGATGTGCGCCTGCTTGTGCGTCTTGCCGAGATCGCAGAAGCACGCTCGCCTGACATCGCGCGTTACCGGCCAGTCGAGTTTCTGCGGACCTTCGGCCGCAATCTAGCCTGGGAGATGGACCTCGCTGCGGAATCCCGAGCCTGCGAGCGGATCGGCGCATATCTCGATACCATCGGCGTCAGGACCCCGGCCATCCATTGGGAACTGACCGGGCTGCGGGTGAACGTTCAGGAACGCCTGTACGGCAGGCCCGCGTCTTCGCTGGGCAGCCCATCCGGCGACCCGCCGGTGGCGGCTTTCGCTAAAAGCTATGCCAACGCTGTCCTGCGCATGATCATCCTGAACGGCGAATTCCACGGCGACCCTCATCCCGGCAATGTTTTCCTGATCGGCGAGCAGGATGTCGGCTTCATCGACTTCGGATCAGTCGGGACGCTCACCAAGACGAGGCGCGACGAGATCGTTCGGCTCGTGCTTGCGATCGCTGGCGAGGAAACGAGCGAAGTCGCGGATGTCCTGCTCGCATGGGCGGGGGCGCCGAAGGTGGATCGCGATGCGCTCGCGGTGGATCTCGATCATTTGATCGGAGAGTTCAGGGGGACCGTGCTTTCTGGAATCGAGTTCTCGCAAATTTTTTCCCGCGTTTTCGATCTTTTGCGGGATTATCAACTGGTCCTGCCACCCGATCTGGCCATCCTTCTGCGTACCTTGCTTACGGCAGAGGGTGTCGTCCGATCACTGGCACCCGACTATAACATTGCCGAGGACACCCGGCCGATCATGACGGAGCTTTTCGCCGAGCGGTTCTCGCTCGCTAGCGCTCGGTCGGGTTTGAAGAAACTTCGCGGTCAGCTGCTGGGGTTGTCGGCGTCCTTGCCCGACATACTTGCCACTGCGAACTCGATCGCAAAGTCAGGATATGTGCCGGTTCAGCTCGATCCGCTCAGTATCGAGCAACTCGCAGGACTTCGCAATGAGCGTCAGTCCTTGAAAGGCCCTCTAGCTGCCGCATTGATCGTGGCTAGCGCATTGCTTGTCGATCAATCCTGGCTTCTGGCTGGCGGCGCGCTTGTGATTGCTGGGGTGGTGCTCATCCGAAAATCATAA
- a CDS encoding site-specific integrase — translation MTGYDLKHILAEELARVVPGEAGKRRTRFDYVLPGFGERIHRSGRKSYVLQRTIGGKQRLITIGDAAILTERIAKDVARRLILRIELGQNPADKKKRGTKTPTYAAFLQSYWDVAAPTWKKSTREIQDIYRRTHLDHAFAGKFIDEIDHADAVRWHAEVTRSAGPGAANRAMEILKAMFAKAEAWGYIPEHSNPFRGVKKNRGRKIERFLSDAEMARLGKALVDRRADQPVEAAVVTLLTLTGCRRGEILNLTWGEVQGRKLKLTDSKTGPRIVWLGQEARAVLDGLPRGKKDELVFPFKGQSVSAIDWFWRKLRRDAGLDDVRLHDLRHNYASLAARSSETLPMIGSLLGHRQVSTTARYAHLDDTSLLEAATEIGDEIACRLALSEAPWRQ, via the coding sequence GTGACCGGATACGATCTGAAGCATATCCTGGCCGAGGAACTCGCGCGCGTTGTTCCGGGAGAGGCTGGGAAGCGCCGGACGAGGTTTGACTACGTGCTTCCGGGCTTTGGCGAGCGCATCCACCGCTCAGGACGCAAGAGCTACGTCCTCCAGCGGACCATCGGTGGCAAGCAGCGGTTGATAACGATCGGCGATGCCGCCATCCTTACCGAGCGCATCGCGAAGGATGTTGCCCGCCGGCTGATCCTCCGGATCGAGCTCGGGCAGAACCCGGCAGACAAGAAGAAGCGCGGCACGAAGACGCCGACCTATGCGGCGTTCCTTCAGTCGTATTGGGATGTGGCGGCACCGACCTGGAAGAAGTCCACGCGCGAGATCCAGGACATCTACCGCCGCACCCATCTCGACCATGCGTTTGCGGGCAAGTTCATCGACGAGATCGATCATGCCGATGCGGTGCGCTGGCACGCGGAGGTAACGCGCTCGGCAGGGCCGGGCGCGGCAAACCGCGCCATGGAAATTCTGAAAGCCATGTTCGCCAAGGCCGAGGCCTGGGGCTATATTCCGGAGCATTCAAACCCCTTTCGAGGCGTGAAGAAGAACAGGGGGCGCAAGATCGAACGGTTTCTGAGCGACGCCGAGATGGCGCGGCTCGGGAAAGCCCTTGTCGACCGACGCGCTGACCAGCCCGTCGAGGCGGCGGTAGTCACACTGCTCACGTTGACGGGATGCCGACGCGGCGAAATCCTCAACCTCACCTGGGGCGAGGTTCAGGGGCGGAAGCTCAAACTGACCGATTCCAAGACAGGTCCGCGCATCGTCTGGCTTGGCCAGGAGGCGAGGGCGGTGCTCGATGGATTGCCGCGTGGGAAGAAGGATGAGCTAGTGTTTCCGTTCAAGGGGCAGTCGGTTTCAGCGATCGACTGGTTCTGGCGCAAGCTTCGGCGTGATGCCGGTCTGGATGACGTCAGGCTCCACGATCTGAGGCACAACTATGCCAGCCTGGCAGCGCGATCATCCGAGACTTTGCCGATGATTGGAAGCCTCCTTGGCCACAGGCAGGTTTCGACAACAGCTCGGTATGCACACTTGGATGATACCTCCCTCCTTGAGGCTGCGACCGAAATTGGTGATGAAATCGCGTGCAGACTGGCGCTATCCGAAGCCCCCTGGCGTCAGTGA
- a CDS encoding tyrosine-type recombinase/integrase, which yields MVTLGRAGVAAGALGAPAARAAARRLLIRATLADLPSAPEQKKVPLFVDFAEEFWTDYSPHWKPSTRTSSRSRIDQLLIPHFGELPVDMIARSDINRWRDTMTKREGSFNRTIPIMSVMMQYAEKLGYRAKCSNPCRGVSRFKRELPERYLSADEYRRLGRALANHEFANPFVIPALLLLVYTGARASEIATLRWRYVQIPRLALPDSKTGPKTIYLNPQAIEILSGLDRRADDQLVFPALHREGPINLGEHWIRIRRKAALPDVRLHDLRHSFASAAIAKGIPLATIGKLLGHALPETTARYAHLADDIISESADRICSSLAGALGIAA from the coding sequence ATGGTGACGCTGGGACGCGCGGGAGTGGCGGCAGGTGCGCTGGGCGCTCCCGCCGCGCGCGCTGCCGCGCGCAGATTGCTCATCAGGGCTACGCTTGCCGACCTGCCGTCTGCGCCCGAGCAGAAAAAGGTCCCGCTCTTTGTCGACTTCGCCGAGGAATTCTGGACCGACTATTCGCCGCACTGGAAGCCGTCGACCAGGACGAGCTCGCGCTCGCGCATCGATCAGCTGCTCATTCCGCATTTCGGCGAACTTCCGGTCGACATGATCGCACGGTCAGACATCAACCGCTGGCGCGACACCATGACAAAGAGGGAAGGGAGCTTCAATCGCACCATCCCGATCATGTCTGTCATGATGCAGTATGCGGAAAAGCTCGGGTATCGCGCCAAATGCTCCAACCCGTGTCGCGGTGTGTCCCGCTTCAAGCGCGAGCTCCCGGAGCGCTACCTTTCCGCCGACGAATACCGCAGGCTCGGGCGCGCGTTGGCCAATCACGAGTTTGCGAACCCGTTCGTGATCCCCGCGCTTCTCTTGCTCGTTTACACGGGTGCACGTGCTTCGGAGATTGCGACCTTGCGCTGGCGCTACGTCCAGATTCCTCGACTTGCGCTACCCGACAGCAAGACCGGCCCGAAGACCATTTATCTCAACCCGCAAGCGATCGAAATTCTGAGTGGCCTCGACCGCCGGGCCGACGACCAGCTTGTCTTTCCGGCGTTGCATCGGGAGGGACCAATCAATCTTGGAGAACACTGGATCAGGATCAGGCGCAAGGCCGCTCTTCCCGATGTCCGGCTCCACGATCTTCGCCACAGCTTTGCCTCAGCGGCCATTGCCAAGGGCATTCCACTCGCGACCATCGGCAAGCTGTTGGGGCACGCGCTTCCCGAGACGACCGCGCGCTATGCGCATCTTGCAGACGACATCATCTCGGAGAGCGCCGACCGGATTTGTTCGAGCCTCGCCGGTGCGCTGGGCATCGCGGCGTGA